The stretch of DNA CTCATCTTCAACACGATTGATACCAACATCGATCACTACCGCACCAGGTTTAACCATTGCTGCGGTAATTAATTGTGGTTTACCTACGGCTGCAATTAAAAGATCTGCTTCTCGACAGACACCAACTAAATCTTGAGTACGGGAATGAGCAATCGTTACCGTGGCATTTTCTTCTAGTAACATCAATGCTAAAGGTTTACCGACTAAGATACTTCTGCCCACAACTACCGCTTTTTTTCCTGCTAGAGGAATTTGATATTCTTGCAATAATTTCATCACCCCAGCAGGCGTACAACTACGCAAACCAGTTTCAGAACGAACTAAGTGACCTAAATTAACTGGATGAAGTCCATCAGCATCTTTATGGGGAGCGATAGTATGCAGTAAAGAAACAGCATCTAGGTGTTTGGGTAAAGGTAATTGAACCAGAATTCCATCAACACGCTCATCTTGATTTAATTGTTGAATAACCTGTTCTAATTCTGCTTGAGAAGTATTTTCTGGAAAATGCTTTCCTAAAGAAGCAATTCCCACTTTATGACAAGACTTTTCTTTATTGCGAACATAAACCGCACTAGCGGGATTATCTCCTACCATTAACACCGCTAAACCTGGAGGACGACCAATTTTAGTTTGTAGCGATCGCACTTGATTTTGTAACTGAAGCTGAATTTTTTGAGCTAAAGCTTTACCATCAAGAATTTGGGCTGTTTGAGCAGGCATGGGGTTGAATAATTAAATAAAAGTTAAGCTGGAGATGATTGATAGTTTTTTCTCTTAATTTAGGATATCTTAAGATGCTTCTCCTCAACAGAGAAATTCAAACCTTTTATCTTAATAGATTATTAATTGTGGGTATGTTTTTGACTACTGGATTTGGATTAGGCAGTTGTCAGCAACTCACTCAAACTCCTGTTGCGATCGCGAAAATTGCCCAAAAACAAACCGGAGCAAAAGTTTATCTTCAGGGAAAAGTACTCAAGCAAGCTCCTTTTTTGGATAGTGGTGCTTATCAACTTCAAGATGCGAGTGGCAGTGTTTGGGTTGTGACAAACTATAACCTTCCTCAACCAGGCGAACAAATTTTGATTCAAGGAGAGATTCAATCCGACATGATTTTTATCGCACAACAAACATTAAAGGAAATTTATATCGTCGAGTTAAAACAGCTAGAAAAATGAATCACTCACCTATTGCTGTTGCTTTAGCTATTTTCCATCAAGACGAGCAATTTTTAATGCAGTTGAGAGATAATATTCCAGAGATTAAGTATCCTGGACATTGGGGTTTATTTGGTGGTCATCTTGAGGCAGACGAAACTCCTGAAGTAGGATTAAAACGAGAAATACTCGAAGAACTTAATTATCAAATCGTCAATCCGATTAAATTTCGCGCCTATGCTGATGCTCAAGTGATTCGTCACGTTTTTCACGCACCTTTAGAAGTAGCAATTGATACTTTAATTTTGGGAGAAGGCTGGGATTTACGGTTATTAAGTTTAGAAGATCTTCACGCTGGTTATGCTTATTCAGAAAAAGCAGGTGGCAATCAACCACTAGGTAAGATTCATCAACAAATTCTGTTGGACTTTTTAAAGTGGCAAAATTGATCAGGTGAAACCAAATAAAATTTAGTAATATTTAAAATATTAGGTATTAGGCATATTATTAATTAACAAGCAGACTGTTGGTGTAATAGATCAAACTCGGAAAATTCTCTTGTACAATACTATCCAAAAAAAAACCTTACCGAAATTTTCATCTCCAGCCGATAGTCTTAGACTTAATTAACTGTTTTAAGAGGAAAAAGCTGCTACGGCTGTTTTTATTCCACTGCCTTCATGGGTTGCACCTAATTGTATAAATATTACTAATTTTGCTCATGAATCAGTCTTTTAAAAAATCTTCTCATGGTCAAGGGCTAAACCCCCCCTCTCAGTCTCGTAAAAATTCTTTTATTAGGTTAGGTAAACTTGTGCCGACGAAATTTATTGGTACTTTAGTTACAGCTTCTTTGGTTGTTGCCTATGCTAACTCTTCAGTCAAAGCAGCCTTAGAAGATAGTCCCAAAACTGTTGTTGATGAAGTGTGGCAAATTGTTAACAATGAGTTTGTCGACCGAGAATTTAATCATATTGACTGGCAAAAACAACGCCAAGAATTACTCAAAAAAACCTATGGCGATCGCAAACAAGCCTATCAAGCCATTAGAGGATCGTTAAAAACCCTGGGAGACCCCTACACTCGTTTTCTTGACCCCGCAGAATTTGAAGAATTAACGAATCAAACTAGTGGAGAATTATCAGGTGTTGGGATTCGTTTAACTATTGATGAAAAAACCAATGACTTAACCGTAGTTGAACCAATCAAAAATTCTCCTGCTGCCAAAGCAGGAATTCAATCAGGAGACAAAATTTTACGGATTAATGGTAAGCCTACTGCTTTAATGAGTATTGAGCAAGCCTCAGAAGCAATTAAAGGAGACGAAGGCACAGAAGTTAGTTTGCAAATTGCTAAACCTAATCAAAAGGTTTTTGACGTAACTTTAGTTCGAGAACAAATAGAATTACCTTCGGTTAATTACACTCTCAATCAAGAAGATCAACTCAAAGTTGGCTATATCAAGCTAGATGAATTTAGTTCTCATGCTGCTGAACAGATGAAAAAAGCCATTGAAGAATTAAGTAATCAGCAAGCTTCAGGCTTTATTTTGGATTTGAGAGGTAATCCAGGCGGATTATTGTTTTCTTCGGTAGAAATTGCCCGAATGTGGCTTGAAGAAGGCTCAATTGTTAGCACTATTGACCGTAAAGGTGGTAATCAAAAGTTTTCGGCTGATGGAAAAGCTTTAACACAATTGCCTTTAGTAGTTTTGATCGATCAATATTCTGCTAGTGCTAGTGAAATTTTAGCAGGCGCATTAAAAGAAAATGGTCGTGCTACACTGGTTGGAACTCGTACTTATGGAAAAGGAACGGTTCAATCAGTTCATTCTCTATCTGATGGTTCGGGATTAGCAGTAACTATTGCTCGTTACTATCCTCCGAGTGGAATTGATATTAATCATAAAGGTATTTCACCTAATATTGAGGTGGATTTAAGCAAACAAGACCAAATTACACTCAATACCAATCCTGCTTTAATTGGAACAGATGCCGATCCTCAATACGCCAGAGCAGTGAATATTCTGCGTCAAAATGGCCTTAGTCGAGTTGATAGACCCCCAGCATCGATGAGCATTCGCTAGTCGAATTGATTCTCAATTAGCTAGATTAACTTATACTGAAATAATTCATGAAGATACAATGCTCTAAACTTGGTAGAGCCTAAAAATAGGAAAATTTGGCATAGTTTATAGCACTTCTAATTCATTTTCGCGAAAGTGAGCTTTAAATTTTTTATCAAATTTAACTAGCACCGGTAAATTGGGACTAATTTGTCTTCCTTGCCAATTAATCATAATATCAACAATTTCCCCTTCCATCCCTTTGAGATCGAAGGGTTCTTTTTTCTTCTGAGGATAGTGATAGACGACTACGGATTCTTTAACTCGAACGCGATCGCCAATTTTCATATTGTCTCTCTCTCTTAATGATCTACTATGTAAATTTAATAATTAAGTGCAGTTTTTAAGCAACCTTACTATTGTTACATGAGTCGGGACTTTCAAACATGGCTTCCAGACGATTTAGTTCAGAGAAAAAGCTTCAGAAATTGATTTAAGCATCTTGAGCTAATTGACAGCGATCGCAAACTCCAAAAAATTCTAAAGTATGATAGTACACTTTAAAATGATGAGACTGTTCTAGCTGATGTTCTAGATCATGAACAGGACATTCAGCAATGGGAATTGAATTACCACAATTAACACAGGTAAGATGATGTTGGTCTTGATGAATTGAACTATAAACTGATTCCCCATTAGGTAGAGTACGTACCTGTATTTCTCCTTGAAGTTTAAGAGCTTCTAAAGAACGATATACAGTGGCTAACCCCATATTTTGGTTGCTTTTACGTAGTTTGATATAAAGATCCTGGGCAGAAATTGCTCTTTTAACATTTTTGAGTAACTGAAGAATGCGCTCTTGAGAACGAGTACGTTGAGCTTTCATTGCAAATTGAGATACTAAGCACGATTTATATATACTAAGCTATACCAGTTGAGTCGATAACTAATGATTATCTAATTACAACTGTCGTTGAGTAGTTAGACATAGATAAAATTTATTGGTAGAGTAAGAGAAAAGAAACTGGGGAACAAGAGCAAAAAAATTTTTAGTTCAGCTTTAGGCTGATTTAATTTGCTTAAATTGTTGAACTATGGTCAGAACATCGCTACGACTAAGTTTTTCTTTGCCCATTGCGATCGCATCTAAAGTTCCGTGGGCTAAAACTAAAGGAATTTGACAAAAATCTAAGGCAGGACCAGGTTTTAATTGTTTAGTATATAGATCGGCTAAATGTAAGTTCCGACGAGCATAAACTTGCAAATCTTCCTTATTCCAACCTTGGGGTAGAAAATTGACTCCTCTGGTTAGATCTTCACTATGATTACGAATAATATTAACCGCTTGTAAACCGCGACCAAACCCAATTGCGTAAGTACGATTAGTTTGGGTGTTATCATACCAAGCCCACAAATCTGATAGTAACAATCCGACTGCACCAGCTACACTAAAAGTATAACGGTCTAGCTCTACTTCTGTTTCAATCTGCCAATTTTTTTCTGCCCAATAAGCCATGCGATCCGCCATAGCAGCAGTAGCATCCCAAATTCGAGGTGCGATAGTTTCTGGCGCTAGACTTGCCCATTCGTCAAGACGAAGTGTTACCTCGGGCAGAATATTTTGATAACTAGATAAGCTCTGAGCAATAGTACCAGCAGAAGAATGATTAACGATTTGCTGGAGTTGAAGACTAATTTGACGTAAAAGTTGGGCTTTGGTTGAGTTATCTAATTGGGGATGATCTTCGATTTCATCAATTGCCCGCATACATAGATAGCCTGATGCTACTGCTGCTTGCAACTGTCCCGGTAAACGAACAATGGGGATATAGAAAGTCCGACTGGTTTGCTTGAGAATTTCTAAAGCATTGGTAAGCACGGTCATTAATATTAGCTCCTCACGCTACGGACATCTTTTTCACTTAGAACAATTCTAGTGACGTGTCCTTAACTTTTCGCTAGGATACACCGAATTACCAATCTCTAGATTAGGAAAACTTTAAAAATTAAGGATTGATGAATAAATAAGGGTTTAATTTAGATTAAATCGTACTTATGAGAGAGTACTGCAAAAATTACTGCGATCGCGGTAATTGCCAAAGCAATGATGGGATGTTGTCCCTGGCTAACCGCAAAAGAAGTAACTATTCCTGCTCCTACAGCAGCAGTAAGACCAGCACCAATTAAATCTTTATCTGTTCCTTTGTTATACATGAATTTGCTTTTTTAGTTAAAGTTATTCAAGGCAAAATAATAGAAAATAAATTATCATTACCTAGTCTTTTGACCAAGAGAAAACTGAGTTATTGCAATTAAGCTTTAAATTTGGCTAATTTTCTTTACAAAAAACTCTTAAGAGGTGGGAAAATAATAAATTTAGTGAAGCGTTCAAATTTATCTTAACTTTAAATGTCTCAAAGTTATCAAGTTACAATTAACCACCAAGGAAAAACCCAAACTATAGAGGTTCAGTCAGAACAAACTATTCTTCAAGCAGCTTTAGATGCGGGAATAGAATTACCTTATTCCTGTAGTGCTGGAGTTTGTACCACCTGTGCAGCAAAATTGAGTGAAGGTGAAGTTGAACAAACTGATGGGATGGGACTTTCTCCCGAATTACAAGCAGAAGGTTACGCCCTTTTATGTGTCTCTTATCCGCGTTCAGATATTCAATTAGTATCGGAACAAGAAGAAATAGTTTATCAAAGACAATTTGGGCAGCCTTCTTAACAGTTACCAGTTATCAGTTATCAGTTATCAGTTTTTTACTTTTTACTTTTCCAATTAATACATGAATATTACCTGAAACCTTAAACTTTAGTATTATTTTTAATAAAATCTCCTCTGGCCTGGTATATTTATCATTCATCTTTTAAGATTGTTTCCAACGGTTCAAAAATGTCCTTGGGAAGATCAAACTCTTTTGCCATTGCTTTAACAGATTTTCTGAACCAATCTTGATAGTTTTCTTCTAAGTAGCTATTGAGACTGGGGGAATCTTTGAGAATATCCTTAATTTCCTCTCGAAAATTAACTATTTCTTTTTCCCAATGTTTTTGGTTGTATTGTCTTTCTGATTCCCAGTATTTTAATTTGAGAATATGCTCAATCAATCTTTTAACATAGCTTCTTAAAGCTCTTTTTTCGCTTGCTCCCATATCCTCAATTGTTTCTAGTAATCCTTCCCAGTCCATATTTGCTACATCTTGGTTTTTAATCGCGATCGCTGTTTGTTCTAGCCAAAGATTGAAATCTTGATTGTATAATCTTGCTTCATTAACCATCATGTTTATTACTTCATTTAGTTTTAATCAAAAAAATGGATTGAGTAAAAAGCTTTACGATCATAGGAAGAGGAGTGAAAGTAGAGATAAAGTCTTATTCTTGCTTTACTATAAATTATGACCTTGATTATTAACGAACCTTTAAAAATCGAGAGAATTGCGATCGCGATTGCTAATTTACCTCAGTCTTTACAAGGCAAAAAAATTGTTCAATTTTCCGATCTACACTATGACGGAATTCGTTTATCAGAACATTTATTAGCTGAAGCGATCGATTTGAGTAATCAAGAAAATCCTGATTTGGTTGTATTAACAGGAGATTTTGTTACAGACGATCCCAGTCCGATTGAAAATTTAGCACTGAGGTTAAAACGTTTAACAGCTAAAACAGGTTTATATGCTTGTTTGGGTAATCATGATTATTGTCGTCGTTATCCCAATTCTCAACAACAAATTACCGATGCACTTACCGCAGTAGAGATTCAGGTACTTTGGAATGAAATTGCTTATCCTTGGGGACAAGACTTAGCTTTAGTGGGATTGGCAGATTTTTGGTCACGAGAATTTCAACCTGAACTCGTATTTAACCAAATTGCGCCCGAAATACCTCGAATTGTTCTATCTCATAATCCTGATTCGGCAGAAATTTTAAAACCGTGGCGAGTTGATTTACAACTTTCAGGTCATACTCATGGTGGTCAATTTGTGATACCTGGTTATGGTGCTGCACCAATTTTATTACAGCAGATTAGAAAAGCTACTCCCAAATCTATCAGTAAGCATATTCCGTTTTTGCGAGAATGTTATCGGGTTGTCAAATATTGGCAATGGTCGGAAGGATGGCATCAAGTAGGCAATAATCAGTTATATGTTAATCGTGGTTTAGGAACTTATGCCCCTGGTAGACTTTTTTGTCCGCCAGAAATGACAGTGATTACCTTAGAATCAAGAGAGTAAATGCTTAATGACTAAGGATTAATGCGCGATCGCTTTCTATTTATTCGTTCAGATTTGGCTCAATTAGCAGCTTATGTTCCTAATCCTGGAGGAGAGGTTACGACAGCTTTAGATTGTCTTGATGCTAATGAAAGTCCCTTCGATTTACCTAGTCAATTAAAAGAGAAATTAGCTTGGCATTATCAGCAAGAGATTTCTACTAATCGCTATCCAGATGGTTCTCATCAAGTTTTAAAAGAGTTAATTGCCCAATATGTTAATGAGTCTGCTGAGATTAATCCTGGAGTGACAAAGGATCATATTTCGGTGGGCAATGGTTCTGATGAATTGATTCGTTCTTTGTTGATTGCTACTTGTCTGGGTAACGAAGGTTTGATTTTAGTTGCTAACCCAACTTTTTCGATGTACGCAATTTTAGCCAAAACATTAGGAATTTCCATTGTTAGTGTTGAGCGTTTAGAAACTGATTTTTCAATTGATTTAGATGCAGCCCAAAAAGCGTTGAATTCTGCTCAAAATCCACCAATTAGAGTTGTTTTTGTGGTTCATCCCAACTCTCCTACTGGTAATGTTTTAACTTCTGCCGAATTGAATTGGTTAAGAAGCTTACCAAAAGATATTTTAGTAGTCATTGACGAAGCTTATTTTGAATTTAGTAAAACTTCTGTCGTTTCAGAACTTCAGCAACATCCAAACTGGGTTATTCTCCGCACCTTTTCTAAAGCCTTTCGTCTAGCTACCCATCGAGTAGGTTATGCGATCGCTCATCCTGAATTAATTATTACCTTAGAAAAAGTTCGTTTACCCTACAATCTACCTGCCTTTTCTCAAGCAGCAGCTACTATTGCATTACAACATCGTGATTTGATTTTACCTTCTGTGGCAGACATAATTCAAGAGCGAGATCAATTATGGCAAGCTTTAGCAGAAATACAACAGATACAAGTTTGGCGAAGTAGGGCAAATTTCCTTTATCTGAAGTTGCCAGATCGTAATTTAGAACAAATTGTGCAACAGCTAAAAAGTCAAGGAACTGTAATTCGCCATACAGGAGGAGGATTAAGAATTACAATTGGCACTCCAGCAGAAAACCTCAGAACTTTAAAAAGATTAAAAGCAGTTTCTGTTTAAGAAAGATCAGTAGAGACGTAACGTGTTACGTCTGCACAAAAGCAAAGGTTTTGATTTTCAAGCTAATTAGTTTCTTCTGAAGCTAAAAATTGGCGGAGTCTGATTAAACTAAAAGTTTGACCAACACTAAGAGGTAATAAAGAAATACCTTCTAAACGAGACTGTACCCAACCTTCTCCCCAATACCATTCGTGATAACCATCAATTCCCTTACTCAATAACAGACGCAAACAATTATCGTTGGCTACTTGTACCTGATGTTCAATTTCGATTAATCCAAACCAACTCTTATAAGTTAAGCCTTCCTGAAGCTGCTGAGGTAAACTTGAGGAAAACCTTTGTGGCCACATCCACTTACTTAATTGATCGGTTTGAATTAAACTATCGCGAATCTTTTCTTCGCTAGCTTCAAGTTCAATTCGTAAGTGACTTTGTTGAAAAGTTCCTAACATAGTAGTAGCAATTATTGTTTAGGTCTATAGGTAATTGTAAAAATTAATTTTTATCTTGGTTATCGAGAGAATAGAAAAAACTGCTTTAAAACTCAGCCAATAAGCTAAACTGAGAACTTGGCAGACTTTTTGGAGGTAAATTATGTCTTGGCAACGCCCAGACGGACGAAAATTGGATCAAATGCGTTCTCTTGTGTTCCAATGCGATTTTACTTCTTCTGCTGCTGCTTCTGTTTTAACTCATTGGGGTAATACCAAGGTTCTCTGTACGGCTAGTATTCAACCAGGAGTACCCAGATTTCTAATCGATAGTGGACAGGGATGGTTAACTGCCGAATATAGAATGCTTCCTAGTGCAACTGTACCACGTCAACAACGAGAATGGCTAAAATTGTCTGGACGTACTCAAGAAATTCAAAGATTAATCGGAAGAAGTTTAAGGGCTGCGATCGATCTTAAAGCACTTGGAGAAAGAACAGTTACGATTGATGCAGATGTTTTGCAAGCTGATGCAGGAACTCGTACCGCTTCAATTACTGGGGGTTATGTAGCTTTAACTCAAGCAATTAATAAGTTATTGCAACAAGGAGAAGTTCAATCATCTCCAATGATATCTCCTGTCGCTGCGGTTTCTGTGGGTTTAATAGAAGGAGAGGTTTTTTTAGATTTAGACTATCCTGAAGATGTGGCTGCTGATGTAGATTTAAATGTGGTGATGAATGGCAACTTGAATCTAATCGAAGTACAAGGTACAGCAGAATCAGGTAGTTTTTCTCGTCAACAAATGAATCAAATGTTGGATTTGGCAGAAAAAGGTATTAAAGAATTATTGGCATTGCAACAACAAGTAATATGAAGTCTTGTTGAATAGTTACATCTTAATGAGGACAAAGTAACAAGTAACCAGAAAGAGGTCAGGGCTTTGCTATATATATATCCTTTCTCGCTCTTGGTGAGGTACACCATTATCAGTTACTAATTACTAATTATTAGGAATTAATAATCAACCATTAACATAAGCGAAGCGCACTACCGTAGGTCTCAACTCCGATGATGAGGCGTCATCATCAGCCGAAGGCGCAGCGCGCCACCAACGCTCAACCAGGAAAATGAACTGTATCTCATTAATCTGAGAACCGCACCTTGAAATAAAAAAATAAAAACCCCAATGGAAATTAACCATCGAGGAGAAAATTTTAGATAGTAACAATTAACTGGATTAGTAATTGTTATAATTAGCTTTTTTGTTCTTTTTAATTCGTCGTCGCTTGATTGTTTGAGGAAATCCCAAATTTTCAATTACCTGATACTTTCTTTCTTCTTCTAGTTGTTTTAACCGAGTAAAATCAACCCAGTGAATGCAATTAACAGGACAAGTATCAATTGCTTCTTCAACTAATTCTTCAGAATCTCCATTTTGATTAAAAACTCTCGCCCGTCCGTAATTTGGTTCGATATAAAAAGTATTAGGAGCAGTATGAGCGCAGTGCTTACAGCCGATGCAAGTAGTCTCGTCGACATAAGCACCTTTTTGCCTTAATAATCCACCTAACTCTGGTTCAAATCCAGTTCTTTCGGGCGCATCTCGCAAAATCCCACCTAATTCTGGTTCAAAACCAGAACGAGAGGGAGTGGAAGCAAAATCGGACATTACGCACTCCAGCGTTGCACAACTAAGCGAATTGAACCGTCTTCTTGTTTTTGTTGTTCAGAAATTTCAAATCCTTGTTTGCTAGCTTCGTTAACCACAGTATGGTAAGCATAGCGTTGGCTAACCTTTCTCAGGAAACCATCAACAGTTAAAGGTTGTTGCCAATATTGTAAGTCAGCAACTAGCTCGTATTCGCTACCATTCCAACTAAAGCCGATATCGTAGCTGTTATTTTGTTCTACTACTACATCAGCAGTCAAAGTTTGACCTTGATAACCCCTAACTTTACTAGGACCAGATTTCCAATCAATTCCCAAATCATCTAAAGCTGCTTTAAGAGAAGTTAGATTCCGAATTTTAGTTTTGATATTGCTGAAATGTGACATATTGCTATTAACTAAATTGAACTAGATTGAACAAAAACCAGATGTAAACAAATCATTTACCAATCACTAAAGCTATTTTGATTGGTAACTTTAGCTGATTGATTAACCTCTTGAGCATAATATTCAGAGGTTTTGGCAGTTGAAATAACTACCCCAAGTTGTTCTTCAATTGCTGCCGTCACCTCTTGACAAGATGACCCAACAATACCTGTTACTGTCTCTTTAACCCGACCATCGGGATAAATGATAAATTCTAGTGTTTCCATGTTCATGGTCGATCCCTAGGTAGTTAGAGTTGTCCTGGGGTTTGCAGCTATGGGAGTTAAGGCTTTGAAGAAGCTTTAACTCTTTTTAATATAGCTATCTTTAGCAATCGCAGTAATATGAATCGAATTTTATCAAAAATTAATAATAGGTATGGTTATTACTTTATTATTTTCTAAGTTTTCCTTAGCTTGTACTTTCAGTCAAGACATAAAGGGATAAAAAAACCTAATCGCTTAACAAATGTATACAAAAAGAACAATCGAATGATAAAACTAGACAAATAATTTTTGAATTAGTCTTATTTGATGCCATCAAACCAGATAATAAAAATCTGTTCTCTTCGATAAAAAATGCAAAATGATCGTAGATAAGATTACAAATCCTCTGAAAGTAGGTGTTTTAGGTTTTGGTGGTTTAGGACAAGCAGCAGCAAGAATTTTGTCCTGTAAAGGAGAAATGGTTTGGGTAGGTGCAGCAGATCAGCAAGGTTATGCGTATAATTCTTCTGGGTTAGATGTTCAAGCTGCGATCGCGACTTATTCCGCTCATGGTTCATTGGGTTATCTTCCAGAAGATGGCACTCTTAGTCAAACTAGTATCAAAGATTTAACCAATTATGCTGCGTGTGATGGCTATTTTTTGGCTTTACCCAATCTTCCTAATACTTTTATGGCAGATGTCGCTAGACAATTTATTCAATCTGGTTGGCAGGGTGTATTAGTAGACGCATTAAAAAGAACCAGTGCCGTCGAACAGTTATTAGAATTACAAACTCAATTACAAGAAGCAGGAATTACTTATGTAACTGGTTGTGGTGCAACTCCAGGTTTATTGACTGCTGCTGCTGCTGTCGCTGCTCAAAGTTACGTCGAAATTCATAGTGTGAAAATTACTTTTGGAGTGGGGATTGCTAATTGGGAAGCTTATCGTGCCACGATTAGAGAAGATATTGCTCATTTACCAGGATATGATGTCGAAACAGCTAAGGCAATGAGCGATAAGGAAGTGGAAGCTTTACTGGCTCAAACGAACGGCATTCTTGCTCTAGAGAACATGGAACACGCAGATGATATTATGTTGGAATTGGCAGGAATTTGCAGTCGCGATCGCGTTACGGTTGGTGGTGTAGTTGATACTCGTAATCCTAAAAAACCTTTAAGTACTAATGTTCAAATTACGGGACGTACTTTTGAGGGCAAAATTTCTACTCATACTTTTACTTTAGGTGATGAAACTAGTATGGCTGCCAATGTTTGCGGGCCGGCTTTTGGTTATCTCAAAGCTGGAATGGCGCTGCATCGTCGTGGTTTATTCGGTTTATTTACCGCAGCCGAAATTATGCCTCAGTTTGTTAAATAACTATTTTAGTTAAATTTGGCGCGATCGCTTTTAATTAACAATACCCAAATTGGTAAGGGCGAATCACCGTTCGCCCAACTTGACTGGTTCTAGTGTTTTAAGAATTAAGAGTTGAAAACTAATCTCAATTTATTTGTTTTTTGTTTGCTACAGATCGTAAGTACTGCCAAACCCGTACATAAATTTATTCGTAGCAGAAATTTAGCAATTTGAGCGAACAATGTTTATTTATAGCGATCCTAAATCATTTGTGAAAATAACTTCTGCCATCTGCCTTTCCTCTTTAACAATTTTCATGACTCAAATAGGATTGCTATATCAAGCTAAATCAAAAGAATTTACATCAGCAAATCGAATCTTAAATCTCACTTTTCTTGCTTTAACGAAATCTAGTGAATATCCTGGTCTATAATTGATATTTGATGGTTAATAGTGACTTTTTGATTGTTAACTGATTTGTAGCCATATCGGCGACACTTCTCTACTAATAACTGTACAGACGTAACATACATATCTTGATAATCCAACAAAGATTAAGTATCAAAAGATTTAATCTCAAGAAAAGATTAATAAAATTTAATTAATAATTTAGATAAATGTATCAGGCTGAGTGATGCTGGAATTTAGAATTGCGATTAGATAGCTGCATAAAATGCTAGCTCAAATCTAAGAATCTCAGTTTCATCATTTTTTACCTTAGTTACTCAATCACAAGTCTCATGTTTAAATCTCAGAGTCAATTGCAAAGCTATGGATTGGCGATTTCAGCAACATTCCTCGC from Stanieria cyanosphaera PCC 7437 encodes:
- a CDS encoding DUF2997 domain-containing protein encodes the protein MNMETLEFIIYPDGRVKETVTGIVGSSCQEVTAAIEEQLGVVISTAKTSEYYAQEVNQSAKVTNQNSFSDW
- the rph gene encoding ribonuclease PH; the encoded protein is MSWQRPDGRKLDQMRSLVFQCDFTSSAAASVLTHWGNTKVLCTASIQPGVPRFLIDSGQGWLTAEYRMLPSATVPRQQREWLKLSGRTQEIQRLIGRSLRAAIDLKALGERTVTIDADVLQADAGTRTASITGGYVALTQAINKLLQQGEVQSSPMISPVAAVSVGLIEGEVFLDLDYPEDVAADVDLNVVMNGNLNLIEVQGTAESGSFSRQQMNQMLDLAEKGIKELLALQQQVI
- a CDS encoding histidinol-phosphate transaminase: MRDRFLFIRSDLAQLAAYVPNPGGEVTTALDCLDANESPFDLPSQLKEKLAWHYQQEISTNRYPDGSHQVLKELIAQYVNESAEINPGVTKDHISVGNGSDELIRSLLIATCLGNEGLILVANPTFSMYAILAKTLGISIVSVERLETDFSIDLDAAQKALNSAQNPPIRVVFVVHPNSPTGNVLTSAELNWLRSLPKDILVVIDEAYFEFSKTSVVSELQQHPNWVILRTFSKAFRLATHRVGYAIAHPELIITLEKVRLPYNLPAFSQAAATIALQHRDLILPSVADIIQERDQLWQALAEIQQIQVWRSRANFLYLKLPDRNLEQIVQQLKSQGTVIRHTGGGLRITIGTPAENLRTLKRLKAVSV
- a CDS encoding DUF1257 domain-containing protein, yielding MSHFSNIKTKIRNLTSLKAALDDLGIDWKSGPSKVRGYQGQTLTADVVVEQNNSYDIGFSWNGSEYELVADLQYWQQPLTVDGFLRKVSQRYAYHTVVNEASKQGFEISEQQKQEDGSIRLVVQRWSA
- a CDS encoding ferredoxin is translated as MSDFASTPSRSGFEPELGGILRDAPERTGFEPELGGLLRQKGAYVDETTCIGCKHCAHTAPNTFYIEPNYGRARVFNQNGDSEELVEEAIDTCPVNCIHWVDFTRLKQLEEERKYQVIENLGFPQTIKRRRIKKNKKANYNNY
- the bioU gene encoding (S)-8-amino-7-oxononanoate synthase BioU; protein product: MIVDKITNPLKVGVLGFGGLGQAAARILSCKGEMVWVGAADQQGYAYNSSGLDVQAAIATYSAHGSLGYLPEDGTLSQTSIKDLTNYAACDGYFLALPNLPNTFMADVARQFIQSGWQGVLVDALKRTSAVEQLLELQTQLQEAGITYVTGCGATPGLLTAAAAVAAQSYVEIHSVKITFGVGIANWEAYRATIREDIAHLPGYDVETAKAMSDKEVEALLAQTNGILALENMEHADDIMLELAGICSRDRVTVGGVVDTRNPKKPLSTNVQITGRTFEGKISTHTFTLGDETSMAANVCGPAFGYLKAGMALHRRGLFGLFTAAEIMPQFVK